In Pseudobacteroides sp., the DNA window TCTAACCTGCTATGCTGCGTTGGATGGGGATAAACTTAGTATTGAGATTGAATATTGTACAAGACTTTTTAGAAAAGAGTATATAATAAGACTTTCAAGGCATTATATGAAAATAGTTGAAGAAATACTGGAAAATCCACAAATAAGAATATACGAGATTGAGATTATTACTGATGGGGAAAAGTCCCAAATATTTAGGGATTTTAATTGCCTTAAAGAGTATCCTGTACCTGCCGGTACAGTGAGCAGCTTATTTGAAGATGCGGCAAGGAGGTATGGAAGCAAAACAGCCCTGGTTTTTAACAATCAAAGGATGACTTATGAAGAATTAAATAAAAGATCGAACCAGTTAGCTGCATTCCTTAGAAAGAACGGTGCTAAACGTAATACAGTAGTAGCACTTTCCGCCATCAGATCATTTGAAATGATAATAGGTTTACTGGGGATTATCAAGGCCGGTGGAGCATGTCTTCCCATAAGTCCTGACTACCCTAAAGAATACGTTAACGCTGTTTTGGAAAACGGCAATGTTGACATAGTTATGGAATATACAGGTTTGGAGGAGAAAAAAACCGATCTGTGTAGTAAGTATAGGGTTTTTGGTATAAACGACCCAGAGGTTGAAATAGAGAATGAGGACATTTTTTCTTGTGATAATACACTGAATGATTTGCTCTATGTTATTTATACTTCCGGCACTACAGGAAAGCCAAAGGGTGTGATGATTGACAATAATAGTTTTCTAAATCTTATCTGCCATCAACAATTTAACACCAACCTGAGTTTTTCAGGGGTTTTGCAATTTGCAGCAATTACCTTTGATGTTTCGTTTCAGGAAATATTTTCAGCGTTATTGTCCGGTGGTAAGCTTCTTTTGATTTCTGAACATGATAAAATGGATGTTATGAAGCTATTTAAAATTATCCAGGATGAAAGTCTTGAAACCCTGTTTCTTCCTCCTGCATTTCTTAAGTTTATATTTAGTGAGAAAGAATACATCAAGAAGTTTCCTCAAAGCGTAAAACATATAGTGGCAGCCGGCGAACAGCTGATTATATCAAAAAATCTCAGGGAATACTTAAATGAAAATAAAATATATTTACACAATCATTACGGACCCAGTGAAACCCATGTTGTAACCAGTCTAACAATAAATCCGAATAAGGAAATTGCTGATAGGCCGACCATTGGAAAACCTATACCGAATAGACGGGTATACATATTGGATAAAGACAGGAAACTTCTGCCCACAGGTATTCCGGGGGAATTGTGTATAGAAATAATTGATTCGGTTTGCGGGTATATTAATGAGCCAGATCTTACAGCTAAAAAATTTATAGACAATCATTTTAAGCATGGAACCAAGCTTTATTTAAGTGGAGACCTGGCAAGATGGCTTCCGGATGGCTCCATAGAGTTTTTGGGAAGGTTGGATCAACAGATAAAAATAAGAGGATACAGGATAGAACCGTCAGTTGTTGAAGGCTTATTGATGAATCACAGTGATATCAAAAATGCACTTGCTATTTGTCATGGAGATGAAATAAATAAGTACTTATGTGCTTACATAGCATCTGATGCTGACATAGTTATTTCTGATTTGAAAGATTATCTCAAAAGACTTCTCCCTCACTATATGATACCTTCTTGCTTTATGATTCTGGAGTCTTTCCCAATAAACCGTAACGGAAAGATAGACAGAAAGGCATTGCCATGCCCCAGTTTTACAGAAAATTTGGAAGAAAATTTGGAAGATAGGTTTATTGAGAAGGGCGCTTTTGGAAAGTTAACTGAAATATGGAAGCGTATTCTTGACGTTGCAAAAGTTAGGGAAAGTGATGATTTCTTTGAGCTTGGAGGACATTCACTAAAAGTATTAAAGGTTGTGGTTGAAATTAACAAAGCCTTCAATGTGAAGGTAACTGCACATCAGCTTTTTATGGCAAGGACTATAAAAGACCAGGTAGATCTCATTGGAAGATGTGAAAATATCGACTACATTCCAATAAAAAATATTGAAACAAGAGATTTTTATCCCACATCATCCGCTCAAAAAAGAATTTATGCGATTCAAAATATGAATAGGACTAACACAGCTTATAATATGCCTTTTGCATATTATATAAAAGGACAGGTTTGCATCCAAAGTCTCAAGACCGCTTTTAATAAACTAGTGAAAAAGCACGAGATACTAAGAACTGATTTTCACATTGTGGATGGACAAGTTGTACAAAGGGTTAGGGATGAGAATGAAGTAAAAATCGAGTTTAGAGAAATGGATTTAAAGAATTATGATATAGAAATAATCATGGAAAGCTTTGTTAGGCCATTTGTGATGAATCAGGCTCCTTTGTTCCGGGTTGAAATCGCAGGTATTGGCAGCTGTGAGTATTTACTCCTATTTGATGCACACCACATAATTATGGACGGGACCTCTCTAGAAATATTCTGGCAAGATCTTTCCAGAGCATATGCTGGTGAAGATATAGGCAGCCTCAAGGTTCAATATAAGGATTTTGCTTCATGGCAGATTAATGAGTTGGTATATGGAAAACTTAAAGATCAGAACAAATATTGGTTGGAGCAATTTGCACAGGAAGTTCATCCTCATGTACTGCCGTGTGATTATGAAAGGTCTGAAATCAGAAGCTATGAAGGAGAAATTTATTCATTTAGATTTGATGAACAATTAACCCAAAGGATTCAAACATTTGCTGAAACTCATAACGTATCTGTAAACATGGTGTTGTTTGCAATATATAGCATATTGCTGGCTAAGTACTCGGGTCAGGAGGACATAATTGTGGGTACTCCCGTTTATGGCCGTAGTCATGGGGATATTACAAATTTAATAGGCATGTTCGCAAATACCATTGCCATAAGGTGCTATCCAGCTTGGGAAAAGCGGTTTGAGGGCTATTTGAAGGAAATAAAGAATACCATTCTAAAAGGGATGGAAAACCAGGATTATCCATTTGAATATCTGGTGGAAGGAGCTAATTATAACAGTTCGTTAGGATATAATCCATTATTTGATACTATTTTTGCCATGCAGAAATTTGAGATTGAAAGCTTCAAATTTTGCGGTCTGGAAATAACTAAGGTTAAAACCCGTCATAAGAAATCCAAGTTTGATTTAAGCTGGTTTGCTGTACTAAATGGCAATTGTATCGATTTTGATATTGAATACAGTACAGAGGTATTTAAAATAGATTCCATAAAAAGGGCTGCAATTGAATATGAGCAAATTGTGAGGGGGCTTATTGAGAAGCCGCAAACACTTATTGGAAATATTATAGAAACAGGTGAGGTTAGAGAGGCAAGAACAGCAGAAACAATAGTGTATAAGGCAAAAAAGGAAAGTTCAGTTTCAAAAAGATATGAGACTAGAAATTATGGACTAAAATACTTGCCAACCAATATTGTTGAAAAAAAGCTGATAAATATATGGAAGGAAGTACTTGATATACCTAAGGTTGGAATTGGCGATAACTTTTTTGAGCTTGGAGGCCATTCACTCAAAGCCATAATGCTTATGCACAGGGTAAAAAAAGAGTTTTCTAGAGATATCCCTGTCCACGCATTATTTCAGTATTCTACAATAAAAAGCATGGCGGAGCTTATTGCCGATGATAGAAATAAAGACTGGGACCATGTTGTTGGCATTAGAAAAAATGACAGCTGTAAAAAGGTTTTTTGCATACATCCTGCACCCGGGACGGTTATATGCTATTACGATCTTGCACGATACATTGGTGGCGATTGGAGCGTTTATGCTCTTCAGTCGAAGGGGCTGGAAAAGGATCAGAAACCTCATAAAAATGTTCAAGAGATGGCACAAGCCTATATCAAGGAAATAAAAGGAGTCCAGCAAAATGGACCGTATGCCCTTATTGGGTGGAGTGTTGGAGGACAGATAGCTTACGAGATTGCAAGGCAATTGATATGTATGGGAGACGATGTAGAGATTCTGGCATTACTGGATACCGATCCGGTATTTATAAGGAGGAGCAGACTTTTAAGCTTTGTATCCTTATTTAAATATTCTGCAGCTGCAATGATCACACATAGAAAAATTGTCTGTAAAAATTTAAATATATCTTCCTTTGGTTTAACAGCACTTTATCGAAGATTGAGAATGTGGCTCTCATTGACACTTGCTGTAATAAAATACAGGCCTGAGTCACTTGACATCAGCGGCAAAGCTGTCCTGTTTCAGACTGAGGAAGGAAGAAAAATTGAAGAGAAACTAAAGGACAAATCAAGGAGTATAGGGAGCTTTATTGATGGCTTGAAAATTGTACCGATAAAAGGGGGGCATCTTGCAATGTTAAGTGAGCCAAATGTTAGACTTTTAGGTGATGAGTTAAATAAATACCTGAATAAGGTTGATAATTGAATTAAGCTAATGTATGATTAAAGAATTACTTACGCTTTTGATCGTGCCTAAAGTGAATATTATATATCAAATATTATGTAAAAAGGTAAGGAGAATGAGACATGATATAAGCTTGCATACTCCTTACCGTATATTTTAATTAAGCTAAAATTCTTTTTGCACCAATATAACGCGGAGCAAAGTAACTGTTGCTGAGATCCGTTATAGAGATTCCCATACTTGAGCTCGCGTGAATGAATTTATTATTACCCAGGTAAATACCTACATGTGAAGGTCCTGGTTTATAGGTTGAAAAGAATACAAGATCACCTTGCTGTAAATTTGCTTTATTCACCCATGTACCCTCGGTGTACTGTACAGCAGTTGTTCTCGATAGTGCTATATTGTTTTTTTGCATTACATATTGGGTAAATCCCGAGCAGTCAAATCCTGACGGAGATGATCCGCCCCATAAATATGGGACACCAATATAGGTTTTTGCTGTTTGTGATATCCTGTCAACCTTAATTTCTCGTGCTGTTTTACGGCCCACAACACCATCCTGGGATAGGTAGTTATCCTTTTGAAACTTTATAACCGTTTGCTCTGTATAACTTCCAAAATACCCGTTTGGTTCTCCTATAAAGTATCCCAGGCTTTTCAAATCCTTTTGTAGATTTGTAACTTCAGTACCACTTTTTCCTTCATAAAGCAAAATACCGTCAGTATAATAATCGGCATGTGCCGTACTTATAGAAAAAGCCAATATCATGGCTAAAAAAGCCAACATAATAAAAAACTTCTTTTTCACAATGATTTCCTCCTCTCAATGCCTACGAGGTTAGCTGTCGGGTGCGGGATGAGTGGTATCCCTACTGCTTTTATTAAAGTGTAATATTGGCAGATTAACCCCAAAAAAATGTATCCCCCGTTCCTTCACTTTATAAAGGATTAGGCAACTATCAGGTTCATGTCTCGAATATGGATTATAAGTGACATGCATGCTATATTCAACCTGTAATAAATGGGTTGGAAACAATGGATAAAAGTGCTATCCCATATGCAGGCAGCAAAAAACCCCATGCCCAAGCATCTTGAATACAGATATTAGGGCATGGGGGTATGCAATACTTAAGTCTAAATCTTTGTTCCGGTGTAAATCAAAACAGCATCTCTTAAAAATACCGCCAAACCAGGCTGTTCTTTGTCGTAATAGGCTGTAAATCTCTCATCATCGATATACATTTGAGCAACACCTGCATGTGCTTCTTTTGTATAGCTTCCCCATGCAAAGCTAAGCCATTGGCGGTGTAAATCTGCAGCCTTTTGTGCAAGTTCACCGGCTGGATCGCCTGTTGCAAATGCTGCCTTCAGTGTATCAATAATGTCTGTGCCTAACTTTTCAAATTCATCATACTGCTCCTTGGTCATATTTTTAAATATTTTATTTGACCTTTCAGCCTGCTCGTCTCCATATTTTTCTCTGACTTCTTTTCCGTATTTTTTCTCATTCTCTTCAATTAATTTCTGTTTAAAGCCTTCGAATTTTTCCTTGTCACTCATCATTATTCTCCCTTCTGATTCTGCTATTGTTTTGTCAACATTAGCAATCAACAAGTCTAATTGTTCCCGTTTTGCCAGAAGTTTTCTACGATGTTCTTGCAATGCTTCAGTGCTGTCAAATGACGGTGAAGTTAAAATATCTTTTATATCTTCCAGGCTTACACCCAGCTCTCTATAAAAAAGTATCTGCTGAAGCCTTGATACTTCCTGCTTTCCATAAATTCGATATCCTGAAGAATTGACCCTTGCCGGCTTAAGGATGCCTATTTCATCATAATAACGTAATGTCCTAGAGCTTATTCCCGCCATTTTCCCTAGCTTTTGTACTGTATATTCCATACAATCACCTCCTGACAATACTACTATACACCCTTACGCAGCGTCAATGTCAATATGGGTTTCCTCGAAGCAACATAAGCATGCAAAGGCTTTTTGTGATGAGAAGCCAACATAGGGAACATTATGAAATTCCATGCCAAAGACCATCAAGTGTTCCACCCGTTAAAATAAATCATTCTGCCAAACTTATTATCTATTCCAATTTTTCCAGTCTGACCACTTCCATGTGGCAAAAAGTATAAATGTAATTATTATTAACTCCATTAAAGACTCTCCTTTAGGGCTAAAGGGATATGTTTAATAGGTATAGGGTAAAACCCCTATCCCCTGTTAGCATAGCATATATAATTGTATATCCTTGGAAATGATGATAGAATTAAATAAAGTATTTTTATAAAGGTGATGTAAATGGCTTTAGTGCATGAGTTTGTTCTTTTAACTCAAGAAGAATGCCAAGAAGAGGTTATTCTTAATGATATAAGAGCTAATAAAGATGTTCTTGAAATACATGATGATATAATACTATA includes these proteins:
- a CDS encoding amino acid adenylation domain-containing protein, whose protein sequence is MNYRGVTNKKRIYPSHNTIHELFQEQVGKTPDNIAVVQGDIHITYRELDQRSNCIAHYLINQFSSKDENIVAVLQDQSINMIISIIGILKAGYAFLPLDPLLPQEALRHMLDEAGSEVVISTKNYIGLVNRLQWECRNLRTFVCLDSNDVYEEVEEKDNALMDKELWDYVGEKSEDSLGRGGWINSFTGELFSISEIDEYRKNVEIKLIPYINKNTRILEIGCASGFTMFQLAPLAGFYYGTDLSDIILERTAKEVQEGGYDNIRLKTLAAHEIDKLDETDFDIVILNSVIQAFHGHNYFRQVIKKAVQMLKDKGVIFVGDVMNQRLKHDLEDAAHSFARESINLSNKTKTDFSDELFLAPEFFSDLSLEQNELKGCKITAKIHSIENELTKYRFDAIIEVDKAFQRTKGWKKIKNQHGTSDIQKYPDTRVESRVEENNLAYVIFTSGSTGKPKGVMVEHKALVNMCNWYNSCHKINADDRSTKFANCGFDASIMELFPILIKGGSIYILDSEIKSDLNKLNSYIEDNKITICFLPTQYCEQFMELDNKTLRLVNTGGEKLKKFIKRGYTLVDNYGPTECTVVSTFFKVDRPYGNIPIGKPICNTRAYVLDSNKRLLLPGETGELYIAGGSLARGYLNRPDLTREKFIQDPFFSGERMYRTGDLARLLPDGNIEFTGRIDSQVKIRGYRIELGEIEHKLIEHPNVEQNVVDVYTRDNGEKCLCAYIVLNREMETNDLKRFLAKKLPKYMIPELFYKLDLVPLTPSGKVDRKRLPRPDGINPNSENYMEPEGDIERRLAIIWQEVLKVPSVGIHDDFFDLGGHSLKVLRAAVEINNSFEIDVSTAKLFKARTIKEQAIIISMCEQKNINPIMAAESREYYPASSSQKRIYALQQMDTHNTAYNITLAFVLKGDVSIERLKSAFIKVCKKHEILRTEFGMADGIVIQTIQDKFDIHIDYCKDTRHEANSLDLLIKEFIKPFNLNNSPLFRVKLVKLKTNEYLFLFDIHHIIIDGSSFEILWDELSKAYNEEETGRPTVQYKDFSMWQLSELAEGRLDTQRKYWLSQFDEEIPDLKLPLDFERPDTRNFEGDTYRFDINSTITDKLTRLAADCGASMNMLLIAVYKILLAKYTGCEDIVIGTPVYGRSHPDLRDNIGMFANTIALRSSPSGQKRFIEYLADIKQCILNGMENQDYPFEEVVESVIKTYDTSRNPLFDTMFVTQRFTDGNLMLDGLVLEKINFNQSKAKFDLTCYAALDGDKLSIEIEYCTRLFRKEYIIRLSRHYMKIVEEILENPQIRIYEIEIITDGEKSQIFRDFNCLKEYPVPAGTVSSLFEDAARRYGSKTALVFNNQRMTYEELNKRSNQLAAFLRKNGAKRNTVVALSAIRSFEMIIGLLGIIKAGGACLPISPDYPKEYVNAVLENGNVDIVMEYTGLEEKKTDLCSKYRVFGINDPEVEIENEDIFSCDNTLNDLLYVIYTSGTTGKPKGVMIDNNSFLNLICHQQFNTNLSFSGVLQFAAITFDVSFQEIFSALLSGGKLLLISEHDKMDVMKLFKIIQDESLETLFLPPAFLKFIFSEKEYIKKFPQSVKHIVAAGEQLIISKNLREYLNENKIYLHNHYGPSETHVVTSLTINPNKEIADRPTIGKPIPNRRVYILDKDRKLLPTGIPGELCIEIIDSVCGYINEPDLTAKKFIDNHFKHGTKLYLSGDLARWLPDGSIEFLGRLDQQIKIRGYRIEPSVVEGLLMNHSDIKNALAICHGDEINKYLCAYIASDADIVISDLKDYLKRLLPHYMIPSCFMILESFPINRNGKIDRKALPCPSFTENLEENLEDRFIEKGAFGKLTEIWKRILDVAKVRESDDFFELGGHSLKVLKVVVEINKAFNVKVTAHQLFMARTIKDQVDLIGRCENIDYIPIKNIETRDFYPTSSAQKRIYAIQNMNRTNTAYNMPFAYYIKGQVCIQSLKTAFNKLVKKHEILRTDFHIVDGQVVQRVRDENEVKIEFREMDLKNYDIEIIMESFVRPFVMNQAPLFRVEIAGIGSCEYLLLFDAHHIIMDGTSLEIFWQDLSRAYAGEDIGSLKVQYKDFASWQINELVYGKLKDQNKYWLEQFAQEVHPHVLPCDYERSEIRSYEGEIYSFRFDEQLTQRIQTFAETHNVSVNMVLFAIYSILLAKYSGQEDIIVGTPVYGRSHGDITNLIGMFANTIAIRCYPAWEKRFEGYLKEIKNTILKGMENQDYPFEYLVEGANYNSSLGYNPLFDTIFAMQKFEIESFKFCGLEITKVKTRHKKSKFDLSWFAVLNGNCIDFDIEYSTEVFKIDSIKRAAIEYEQIVRGLIEKPQTLIGNIIETGEVREARTAETIVYKAKKESSVSKRYETRNYGLKYLPTNIVEKKLINIWKEVLDIPKVGIGDNFFELGGHSLKAIMLMHRVKKEFSRDIPVHALFQYSTIKSMAELIADDRNKDWDHVVGIRKNDSCKKVFCIHPAPGTVICYYDLARYIGGDWSVYALQSKGLEKDQKPHKNVQEMAQAYIKEIKGVQQNGPYALIGWSVGGQIAYEIARQLICMGDDVEILALLDTDPVFIRRSRLLSFVSLFKYSAAAMITHRKIVCKNLNISSFGLTALYRRLRMWLSLTLAVIKYRPESLDISGKAVLFQTEEGRKIEEKLKDKSRSIGSFIDGLKIVPIKGGHLAMLSEPNVRLLGDELNKYLNKVDN
- a CDS encoding C40 family peptidase translates to MKKKFFIMLAFLAMILAFSISTAHADYYTDGILLYEGKSGTEVTNLQKDLKSLGYFIGEPNGYFGSYTEQTVIKFQKDNYLSQDGVVGRKTAREIKVDRISQTAKTYIGVPYLWGGSSPSGFDCSGFTQYVMQKNNIALSRTTAVQYTEGTWVNKANLQQGDLVFFSTYKPGPSHVGIYLGNNKFIHASSSMGISITDLSNSYFAPRYIGAKRILA
- a CDS encoding MerR family transcriptional regulator: MEYTVQKLGKMAGISSRTLRYYDEIGILKPARVNSSGYRIYGKQEVSRLQQILFYRELGVSLEDIKDILTSPSFDSTEALQEHRRKLLAKREQLDLLIANVDKTIAESEGRIMMSDKEKFEGFKQKLIEENEKKYGKEVREKYGDEQAERSNKIFKNMTKEQYDEFEKLGTDIIDTLKAAFATGDPAGELAQKAADLHRQWLSFAWGSYTKEAHAGVAQMYIDDERFTAYYDKEQPGLAVFLRDAVLIYTGTKI